The following is a genomic window from Bordetella petrii.
CCAGGCCTTCCTGCGTGCGGACTACGACTACCGCCGCAGCACGGGCGAGCTGCGGCAGCGCGTTCGCGGCATCTACGAAATCCCCGGTCGCGGCTACGGCGATGACCCTACGGCGCGCGTGCGCACCGTGTCCGATCGCGACTGGGTGGTGACGCTGGACATCACCGCCGACGAGTACTACGGAGCAGAACAAGTCAAGCGCGCCCTGGTGCGCTACCCCGTGAAAGTCACCAAGGTGGACATCGACCCCGCGCGCAATCCGTTCGGCCTGGCGCTCGACTGCTACGAGGGCACGCCCCAGCGCATCAGTGCCCCGGAACCGACGCGCCCGGCATCAGGCGGCCTGTCTCCGCAAGCGCCTCAAGG
Proteins encoded in this region:
- a CDS encoding PFL_4703 family integrating conjugative element protein, which translates into the protein MSRFKNEIAHLQAHIKTLRLGAGALVIVALVMGGGWWSAPRDLTIHVPPDLRSGSTRKWWEVPPESVYAFTFYVFQTLNRWPTNGEEDYARNLHTLSPYLTPSCQAFLRADYDYRRSTGELRQRVRGIYEIPGRGYGDDPTARVRTVSDRDWVVTLDITADEYYGAEQVKRALVRYPVKVTKVDIDPARNPFGLALDCYEGTPQRISAPEPTRPASGGLSPQAPQGGNTP